Genomic segment of Zingiber officinale cultivar Zhangliang chromosome 11B, Zo_v1.1, whole genome shotgun sequence:
AGACCCTTTACTACTAGCTCTGACGTCTGCTTCAAACACTCTCCCTACCGGTCCTGCAGCAGCACTCAAGCCTGCACCCACTGAGACATGCATGTTGCTGCTAAATGCTTTGACAGCCCTAGAGCCATGAAGCACAATGATGAAATCCATAAGCTCGCCTCCCATCTAAGTTTCAAATAAAAAAAGCAAAATAAAAAAGAAGCAAATGTGATATCAAAGTAATGATAAAATGTagccattttatttttaaataaatatatatacatcCAAGTAGTTAAATGGTATCAAGTGTTTTTTTGCATCATATGGCATATTTACCTATTGAGAAGAACAAGGAATAACAGTAAACTACTACCGtgtcataaatataatttccagATAAGTGCTTCACTAAGCATTTTAACATAAGTGTAACAGCAAAAAGAAGAACAGCTGACAATTTAATGCTTACCTGTGCTCCCCATCCAAGACCAATAGATAGAATGGCAGATGGCGCAGACCATGATCCATCAACTCTTCGAGAAACTACAAGACCAGTACCCACCTTGTAAGTAAGAAGTGCACCAGCTTTAATTACTGTCAGTATGGCAAGTCCTTTTGCTCCTTTAAGGATAACCCAGGGAATTGATTTCTCAGGATCTAAcctagcaacctgcatgctagACAAAATGTTGATGTGTGGCGCATGATATCCACATTCCCAAACTGCTCATATCTGATTTAAAAGATATACTACAAACTACAATGAAATTTCAAACATAGAAGTTATAGGATTAGGAAACAACACCTGACAATAACTCCTCAAGGTATTTGTGGCCTTGTATATTTCATACTCCATAGACATGCCGACAGGAAAATTTAACCATCCTCTCATGCATGTCCAGTCAGTAACATCATGTTTAGCTGATTGCACAGAATTACTGTTTGAGACAATCAGTATGCTCTGCAAAGGATCAAGCCTGTCATAGCAAGAATCACAGACTCTTTGAGGATTCCGTTCTCGGAATTTGACTGGTAACAAGCACCTTCCTTTTGTACATTCTCTGCAAAATATACAACCGCAAAAACGACAGTGATGTCTTCCTCGGGTGATGACTGTGAAAGGGGAATTGCATTGCATGCAGACTCTTGAATAACTATCAGGAATCCATTCGGGCGGATCTGCCTCAAGCATATCTTTGAATGTACCACAGTTAATAGCTTCTACATCAAATGGTGGTGCACTTGGCACACAAACTGATCGATGCAAAAAACTATCCCCATTTGGTCCTACACCGAAAAATGATATGTCTGAGCTTGAGGATTCATCTGAACCAGAGGTTAGCTGAGGTTGACTGGCACTATCTGCTTGGTTTCGCCTCACAAGAATTGAATATAACCCATTCAAAACATTCTTCAAGTTCACTTCAGGATTAGCTCTGAGTTGGCTGGGTTGGGTTCTGTGGGAGTATGAAGATTTTTCGTTAAATTCCGTTGTCACCATCGATTATTTGGGATCAATTCGCGTGAGACAACAGAGTATTTTCTGCGCAATCAGATTCAAGGCTATCATTAGTTTGTAAAATCAATCCTTTGACAAACAGGATCACAAGTAATATGAAATCACTGCTCTCGCATTTATAACTCAAAAAAGAGAGGGAATGACAATAATAAGATCTTCTGAGATATTAAGGTATAAATGGAGCATAGATTCAACTCAGATTTGATTATCAAAATAACTTTTTTCCCCTTTCTGATCCATAATTCTGGGCCGTAACATTCACGAAATCGATATCCgtgaatgaatctgagaagaaaataatcacctttttttttttttttcaaaatatcaaTCCTCCCAAATACTCTAAATCGAAGAAAAAACGACAAGAGCCCTAAAATTTTAGTAGACGATCGCAAGCAAAAAGCAGCAGCAGAAATTCTCAGGTGAAAACCAGAAGAACATAGAC
This window contains:
- the LOC122034059 gene encoding uncharacterized protein LOC122034059, whose amino-acid sequence is MASTLLPAVEKLPFLGSKLKTERLLAASLLIDLSENSSPFSLFPLLSIRRVSWRVGGVWGTQPSQLRANPEVNLKNVLNGLYSILVRRNQADSASQPQLTSGSDESSSSDISFFGVGPNGDSFLHRSVCVPSAPPFDVEAINCGTFKDMLEADPPEWIPDSYSRVCMQCNSPFTVITRGRHHCRFCGCIFCRECTKGRCLLPVKFRERNPQRVCDSCYDRLDPLQSILIVSNSNSVQSAKHDVTDWTCMRGWLNFPVGMSMEYEIYKATNTLRSYCQVARLDPEKSIPWVILKGAKGLAILTVIKAGALLTYKVGTGLVVSRRVDGSWSAPSAILSIGLGWGAQMGGELMDFIIVLHGSRAVKAFSSNMHVSVGAGLSAAAGPVGRVFEADVRASSKGSGMCYTYSCSKGAFVGVSLESNFVATRTETNLRFYGDPYLTTNDILFGTVKRPTAAEPLYLALNGLYSKLSS